Proteins from one Haloarchaeobius litoreus genomic window:
- a CDS encoding globin-coupled sensor protein → MDPSKEFGLGGLNRFVEAASLTGEIGLDDEEIAWRKQFVGFDAADERRLDDLEPLLRANQDAIADAFYDNLTGHEQTRAVIERSPKGVEQLKRTQKAYLVSLATGDYGEDYFTNRARIGKLHELLDMPLKQYVGQYGLYYDLILSRVDERVQTQVVDAIEDWVDAREATDGGIERVVGALRGLGGDDEPDGLDETLEATVRDAIHDGMQDVLAVLRILNLDLQVASDTYVDSYSQRLERAIDAQRELAMEVEEAVQPPVVQLQRSSASVAESAATIRDHAEGQAADATDAAADVAEVSAAAEEVASVAGDVRETSERAAAEAGEGVDAGERALDALESVEDTTEALLDTAERVEARAADIESVVDRVEDVVDRTAVLATNAKVEATRASDGGPTATIASELETFVEGTRDDLRELDDAATAVRAEAETTREAVADANERVHEGRSEVAAAVETLDEMEDVVDDAAAGMDEVAAAADQQARSVVELSETVEALAGAADSVASEAQSVASASEEQAASARHVADAVAQLSTDPIDEQVPVYERV, encoded by the coding sequence ATGGACCCCTCGAAGGAGTTCGGGCTGGGTGGACTGAACCGGTTCGTGGAGGCAGCGTCGCTCACCGGCGAGATCGGGCTGGACGACGAGGAGATCGCCTGGCGAAAGCAGTTCGTCGGCTTCGACGCCGCGGACGAGCGCCGGCTCGACGACCTCGAACCGCTGCTCCGGGCGAACCAGGACGCCATCGCCGACGCGTTCTACGACAACCTGACCGGCCACGAGCAGACCCGTGCGGTCATCGAGCGGTCGCCGAAGGGCGTCGAACAGCTCAAGCGAACACAGAAGGCGTACCTCGTCTCGCTCGCGACCGGCGACTACGGCGAGGACTACTTCACGAACCGGGCACGCATCGGGAAGCTGCACGAGCTGCTCGACATGCCGCTGAAGCAGTACGTCGGGCAGTACGGCCTCTACTACGACCTCATCCTCTCGCGGGTCGACGAGCGCGTCCAGACGCAGGTGGTCGACGCCATCGAGGACTGGGTGGACGCGCGCGAGGCGACCGACGGCGGCATCGAGCGCGTCGTCGGCGCGCTCCGGGGGCTCGGGGGCGACGACGAGCCCGACGGGCTGGACGAGACGCTGGAGGCCACCGTTCGGGACGCCATCCACGACGGGATGCAGGACGTGCTCGCCGTCCTCCGCATCCTCAACCTCGACCTGCAGGTCGCCAGCGACACGTACGTCGACTCCTACAGCCAGCGCCTGGAGCGCGCCATCGACGCGCAGCGCGAGCTCGCGATGGAGGTCGAGGAGGCGGTCCAGCCGCCGGTCGTCCAGCTGCAGCGCTCCTCGGCGTCGGTCGCCGAGAGCGCGGCCACCATCCGCGACCACGCGGAGGGACAGGCCGCGGACGCGACGGACGCCGCGGCCGACGTCGCGGAGGTCAGCGCGGCCGCCGAGGAGGTCGCCTCGGTCGCCGGCGACGTGCGCGAGACGAGCGAGCGCGCCGCCGCGGAGGCCGGCGAGGGCGTCGACGCCGGGGAGCGAGCGCTCGACGCGCTGGAGAGCGTCGAGGACACCACCGAGGCGCTGCTCGACACCGCCGAGCGGGTCGAGGCCCGCGCCGCGGACATCGAGAGCGTGGTCGACCGCGTCGAGGACGTGGTGGACCGGACCGCGGTGCTGGCGACGAACGCGAAGGTCGAGGCGACGCGGGCGAGCGACGGCGGGCCGACGGCGACCATCGCCAGCGAGCTGGAGACGTTCGTCGAGGGCACCCGCGACGACCTCCGCGAGCTCGACGACGCCGCCACGGCCGTCCGGGCGGAGGCCGAGACGACCCGTGAAGCGGTCGCCGACGCGAACGAGCGCGTCCACGAGGGTCGGAGCGAGGTCGCTGCCGCCGTCGAGACGCTGGACGAGATGGAGGACGTGGTCGACGACGCCGCGGCCGGGATGGACGAGGTCGCCGCCGCCGCCGACCAGCAGGCCCGGAGCGTCGTCGAGCTCTCGGAGACGGTCGAGGCGCTCGCCGGGGCCGCCGACTCGGTCGCCTCGGAGGCGCAGTCGGTCGCGAGCGCGAGCGAGGAACAGGCCGCCAGCGCCCGGCACGTCGCCGACGCCGTCGCACAGCTCTCGACCGACCCCATCGACGAGCAGGTGCCGGTGTACGAGCGCGTCTGA
- a CDS encoding M20 family metallopeptidase: protein MDELTALTRDLVAIPSHDGEAAAGDHIEGWLRAETDAEVTRDDAGDDDRGGNVIARRGATADPDAPTLAFVGHHDVVPPDDTQVDTDGGYVVRERDGRLYGRGTADMKGADAAMLLAFRDAALGDELELVFASFVGEEVGGVGARHAIDDGFAPDWALVAEGSTGYSAPGVLDVAVAHKGRRGSTVTAQGQAAHASEPDAGENAVYRACDAVGTIRDLDWPTVTVAGEELSGSVVVTGIEGGSAWNVVPESCEVTVDERTVPGERADLARVERIDGVAWTVDQDLPPMRCSDDAFADAVLDSVRDVQDGVGELVTKPHATDAGWLAEAGAACVVCGPAEPGEAHTAEESVSIDVLERCYESYRRLAGSWTG from the coding sequence ATGGACGAACTCACCGCACTCACCCGCGACCTCGTCGCCATCCCGAGCCACGACGGCGAGGCCGCGGCGGGGGACCACATCGAGGGGTGGCTCCGCGCGGAGACCGACGCCGAGGTGACACGGGACGACGCCGGCGACGACGACCGCGGCGGGAACGTCATCGCACGCCGCGGCGCGACCGCCGACCCCGACGCGCCCACGCTCGCGTTCGTGGGCCACCACGACGTGGTGCCGCCGGACGACACCCAGGTCGACACCGACGGTGGCTACGTCGTCCGGGAGCGCGACGGCCGTCTCTACGGCCGCGGGACCGCCGACATGAAGGGGGCCGACGCGGCGATGCTGCTCGCCTTCCGGGACGCTGCCCTCGGTGACGAACTCGAACTCGTGTTCGCATCCTTCGTCGGCGAGGAGGTCGGCGGCGTCGGCGCGCGCCACGCCATCGACGACGGCTTCGCCCCGGACTGGGCACTCGTCGCCGAGGGTTCGACGGGCTACTCCGCGCCCGGCGTCCTCGACGTGGCCGTCGCGCACAAGGGCCGCCGGGGGAGTACCGTGACGGCGCAGGGCCAGGCCGCTCACGCCAGCGAGCCCGACGCCGGCGAGAACGCGGTGTACCGGGCCTGCGACGCCGTCGGCACGATCCGCGACCTCGACTGGCCGACGGTCACGGTCGCCGGCGAGGAGCTGTCGGGCAGCGTCGTCGTCACCGGCATCGAGGGTGGGTCGGCGTGGAACGTCGTCCCCGAGTCCTGCGAGGTGACCGTCGACGAGCGCACCGTTCCCGGCGAGCGCGCCGACCTCGCACGGGTCGAGCGCATCGATGGCGTCGCCTGGACCGTCGACCAGGACCTCCCGCCGATGCGCTGTTCGGACGACGCCTTCGCCGATGCGGTGCTCGACTCCGTTCGGGACGTGCAGGACGGCGTCGGCGAACTCGTCACGAAACCACACGCCACCGACGCCGGCTGGCTCGCGGAGGCGGGGGCTGCCTGCGTCGTCTGCGGCCCCGCCGAACCCGGCGAGGCGCACACCGCCGAGGAGAGCGTCTCCATCGACGTGCTCGAACGGTGCTACGAGAGCTACCGACGCCTCGCGGGGTCGTGGACGGGGTAG
- a CDS encoding CBS domain-containing protein: protein MLVPLSVEDCMVRDVLTTTPGTTVRAAARELSAADVGSLVVRESGEPVGIVTETDLAHVLADALDPDEVTVGTVMAPDLITIGADATLERAAELFERHDVERFPVVDDGELVGIVAVSDLADYLPHLTDRRRRVEAAFEADPHPHLPSESPEMAYDHPDWEFVGEGTGDGLGVGDVVRFRKRLTDGDVRAFAEASGDTNRLHLDDEFAARTRFGERIVHGVLTTGVVSAALARLPGLVIYLSQDLRFMGPVGVGDVATAVCRVTEDLQGAKFRLDVAVYDADGEAAVEGESVVLVDELPTGTESAAVPVEEAAADDD from the coding sequence ATGCTCGTTCCACTCTCCGTCGAGGACTGCATGGTCAGGGACGTCCTGACGACGACACCCGGGACGACGGTCCGGGCGGCCGCCCGCGAGCTGTCGGCCGCGGACGTGGGCTCGCTCGTGGTCCGCGAGAGCGGCGAACCGGTCGGCATCGTCACCGAGACGGACCTGGCCCACGTGCTCGCCGACGCCCTGGACCCGGACGAGGTGACGGTGGGCACGGTGATGGCCCCGGACCTCATCACCATCGGCGCGGACGCGACGCTCGAACGTGCGGCGGAGCTGTTCGAGCGACACGACGTAGAGCGGTTCCCGGTCGTGGACGACGGCGAGCTGGTCGGTATCGTCGCGGTGAGCGACCTCGCGGACTACCTGCCGCACCTGACCGACCGACGGCGGCGGGTGGAGGCGGCGTTCGAGGCCGACCCGCACCCGCATCTCCCGTCCGAGAGCCCCGAGATGGCGTACGACCACCCGGACTGGGAGTTCGTGGGCGAGGGCACCGGGGACGGGCTGGGCGTCGGCGACGTGGTCCGGTTCCGGAAGCGGCTGACTGACGGGGACGTGCGGGCGTTCGCGGAGGCCAGCGGCGACACGAACCGGCTGCACCTCGACGACGAGTTCGCCGCGAGGACGCGCTTCGGCGAGCGCATCGTCCACGGCGTGCTCACGACCGGGGTGGTCTCGGCGGCGCTGGCGCGACTGCCCGGGCTGGTCATCTACCTCTCGCAGGACCTGCGGTTCATGGGCCCTGTCGGCGTCGGCGACGTGGCGACGGCGGTCTGTCGGGTGACGGAGGACCTCCAGGGCGCGAAGTTTCGGCTGGACGTGGCGGTGTACGACGCGGACGGCGAGGCCGCAGTGGAGGGCGAGTCGGTCGTGCTCGTCGACGAGCTTCCGACGGGGACCGAGTCGGCGGCGGTGCCCGTCGAGGAGGCCGCTGCGGACGACGACTGA
- a CDS encoding carboxypeptidase M32, translating to MATEAAQHSDTYGEFIALVERISNVGSAQSLLNWDQEVMMPEEGTPARSRQLSALSAVSHELLTGEEMAGYLDELEDAELDAGQEAVVREVRRKYERAARVPTDLVEQISQTAAEAHPLWKEAKAEDDFSIFAPKLEELVELKRQYAEHIDPDRDPYAVLFEDYEPYLGLDTAEETLRELRDELVPLVEAVRESDVDLATPFEGEFDADTQEELARDVLDTLGYDWDRGRLDVAPHPFSTGNQFDARVTTRFDESDPLGALTSTIHEFGHATYTLGLPDEHYGTPLGESRDLTVHESQSRLWENHVGRSEPFWERFLPAMQKRFPQVDDATPRDVYEAANTVKEDNLVRVEADELTYHMHIVVRFEIERELISGELDVEDVPEVWNDKYEQYLGIRPDTDAEGCLQDIHWSHGSFGYFPTYSLGSVLAAQLYEAAEDDLGTLDERTRDGEFDDLHAWLTENVHQHGCLYTTDDLVQVATGEGFTADYFLDYVTEKYGALYDLN from the coding sequence ATGGCAACGGAAGCCGCCCAGCACTCCGACACCTACGGTGAGTTCATCGCACTGGTCGAACGGATCTCGAACGTCGGGAGCGCCCAGTCGCTGCTGAACTGGGACCAGGAGGTCATGATGCCCGAGGAGGGCACACCCGCCCGGTCGCGCCAGCTCTCCGCGCTCTCGGCCGTGAGCCACGAACTGCTCACCGGCGAGGAGATGGCGGGCTACCTCGACGAACTGGAGGATGCGGAGCTCGACGCCGGGCAGGAGGCCGTGGTGCGCGAGGTGCGCCGGAAGTACGAGCGCGCAGCTCGTGTCCCCACGGACCTCGTCGAGCAGATCTCCCAGACGGCCGCGGAGGCCCACCCGCTCTGGAAGGAGGCGAAGGCGGAGGACGACTTCTCCATCTTCGCGCCGAAGCTGGAGGAACTGGTCGAACTGAAGCGCCAGTACGCCGAACACATCGACCCCGACCGCGACCCGTACGCGGTGCTGTTCGAGGACTACGAGCCGTACCTCGGCCTCGACACCGCGGAGGAGACGCTGCGCGAACTGCGCGACGAGCTCGTCCCGCTCGTCGAGGCCGTCCGCGAGTCCGACGTGGACCTCGCGACCCCGTTCGAGGGCGAGTTCGACGCCGACACGCAGGAGGAGCTGGCCCGCGACGTGCTCGACACGCTCGGCTACGACTGGGACCGCGGCCGCCTCGACGTCGCGCCGCACCCGTTCTCCACGGGCAACCAGTTCGACGCCCGGGTGACGACCCGGTTCGACGAGTCGGACCCGCTGGGCGCGCTCACCTCGACCATCCACGAGTTCGGCCACGCGACGTACACGCTCGGCCTGCCCGACGAGCACTACGGCACGCCGCTGGGCGAGTCCCGCGACCTCACCGTCCACGAGAGCCAGAGCCGCCTCTGGGAGAACCACGTCGGCCGCTCCGAGCCGTTCTGGGAGCGCTTCCTCCCCGCGATGCAGAAGCGCTTCCCGCAGGTCGACGACGCCACCCCGCGTGACGTGTACGAGGCCGCGAACACCGTCAAGGAGGACAACCTCGTCCGCGTCGAGGCCGACGAGCTGACCTACCACATGCACATCGTCGTGCGCTTCGAGATCGAGCGCGAGCTCATCTCGGGTGAGCTCGACGTCGAGGACGTCCCCGAGGTCTGGAACGACAAGTACGAGCAGTACCTCGGCATCCGGCCCGACACCGACGCCGAGGGCTGCCTGCAGGACATCCACTGGAGCCACGGCAGCTTCGGCTACTTCCCGACGTACTCGCTCGGCTCCGTGCTCGCCGCGCAGCTCTACGAGGCCGCCGAGGACGATCTCGGGACCCTCGACGAGCGCACCCGCGACGGCGAGTTCGACGACCTCCACGCGTGGCTCACCGAAAACGTCCACCAGCACGGCTGTCTGTACACCACGGACGACCTGGTGCAGGTAGCCACCGGCGAGGGCTTCACCGCCGACTACTTCCTCGACTACGTCACCGAGAAGTACGGCGCGCTCTACGACCTGAACTGA